ATGCGTCGGACGGGCGGACACGACAGGGACGGATCGAAGTTCGAAGCTGGGGCGCTGACGCATGGTGCGGAGGAATGAGAGGGATTGGGAACCAGGCCGGACCGGCAACCTGCGCCGGAACCGTGGCCCCGGATGTTCAGGTCTGAAGTCCAGGCGGGATGGCGTCGGTTCCGATCACCTTGTCGATGTCGAGCAACGTCTTGACCCCACCCTTGATCTTGGCCATTCCCAGCAGGCATCCCGTGTCCTCGGTGGCCCCGAAATCCGGCGTCGGCTCGATGTCCGCCGCCGCGATCTGGATCACCTCCTCCACCGCATCCACGATCACCCCGTTCTGCGCACTGGAACCGTTGGGCAGCTCGACCCGTACGACGACAATGCACGTCCGCTCGGTGGCGTCCGCCACCGGAAGTCCGAACTTCATCCGCAGATCGATGACCGGGATGATCTTTCCCCGCAGGTTGATGACGCCCCGGATGTGGGCCGGCATCTGGGGCACCGAGGTGATGTCCGTGTACCGGATGATCTCGCGGATCTTCAGCACCTGGACGCCGTACGACTCGCGCCCAAGCAGGAACGTCAGGTACTTGCCGGCCACCGCGTGCTCAGCCGATTGAATGGAGGGTAGGGTCTCTGTCATAGTCCTTCTTCTGTTTGCCCCGGATGCGCCGATCCGGTGCCTTCTTCCTGAGTATCGGAGGGAACCCGCGAAACGTGAGTCTCCGTCCGGGCCGGCGCACCCCGCAGGGCCTCGGTCAGGCCGCCATCGCCAGGGCACCCGCCCGGGATGTCCCCAACTGCTCGACATCCAGGATCAATCCCACGCGCCCGTCGCCCAGAATGGCCGCGCCCGACAGTCCGGCACTCCGTTTGAACGTCTCGCCCAGGCTCTTGATCACCACCTCCTGCTTGCCCAGCAGATCGTCCACCAGGATGCCCCGTGCGTCCCGTTCGGATTCCACCACGATCACGATGCCCTGGGTCGCATCCGCCGACCGCGGCGTCAGCCCGAACAAGGCGTGCAACCGCAGCAGCGGCAGCAACCGCCCCCGCACGTTGATCACCTCCGTCCGCCCCTGCACCGTCGAGATCATGTCCGCCGTCGGCCGGAACGACTCCCGCACGGTCAGTGTCGGCACAATGTACCGGTGCGGCCCGATCCCCACGATCATCCCGTCGATGATCGCCAACGTCAGCGGCAGATGAATCGTAAACCGCGATCCGCGCCCGGGCGTCGAACTGATCTCCACCCGGCCCCGCAACTTCTCGATGTTCCGCCGCACGACGTCCATCCCCACACCCCGCCCCGACAGGTCCGTGACCTTTTCCGCCGTCGAAAATCCCGGGGCAAACACCAGGTTGAACACCTCGCTGTCCGTCAACTCGCTCCCCTCGGCCAGGATCCCCTTCTCCACCGCCTTCCGGTGGATCCGCTCCCGGTTCAACCCGGCCCCGTCATCCTCCACCTCAATGACAATGTTGCCGCCCTGGTGAAACGCCCGCAGATGGATGACCCCGTGCGGCGACTTGCCCGCCGCCAACCGCTTCTCCGCCGTCTCGATGCCGTGATCCACCGCGTTCCGGATCATGTGCACCAGCGGATCGCTGATCTCCTCCACAATGGTCCGGTCCAGTTCCGTCTCCTCCCCGCTCATCCGCAATTCGACATGCTTGCCCGCCTTCACCGAGACGTCCCGCACCAGCCGGGTCATTTTCTGGAAGGTGGACCGGATCGGAACCATCCGCAGCGACATCGCCACCCGCTGAAGATCCTTGGTGATCCGTCCCAACTGCCCGAGGTTCCGGCTCAAGACGCGACTCTCCAAGCTCGCAAGGTCCGGATCCTGCATCACCAGGGACTGCGCGATGACCATCTCCCCCACCATGTCCACCAGCGCGTCGAGCTTCTGCGTGTCCACTTTCACGGTGGTCGCCCCCCGCCCGGCGCCACCCGCCTCCGCCAGCGACGCGGATCCGGTGCCCACGGAGGCCTTCGCCACGTCGGCCGCAGCCCCGCTCGATCCGTCTTCCTCCCCCCCGGACGCCCCGGGCCCGACCGGGCCCCTCACGACGGGTTCGACGGCCGCTGCCGGCCCGGCGGCCATCACCGCCCGCACCCGGCCCAGCACGGTGCCGGTCGGCACGAAGATCGGCTCATCCTCCTGCCGGCCGCTCAACCGCGTCTCGATCTCCCCGACAAACCGCTTGAGGATGTCACCGCCGGCAAGGATCAGGTTGATCACCCCGGAGTCGATCGCCAGCCGTCCCTGGCGCGCCAGGTCCAGCAGCGATTCCAGCTCGTGCGCCAACCGGTTGATCGGGCGGAGATTCAGAAAGCCCGATCCTCCCTTGAACGTGTGAAACGCCCGGAAGATCGAGTTCAACGTCGCCGAGTCCGTCGGGTTCTCCTCCAGCGTGAGCACCCCCAGCTCGATGTTCTGCAGATGCTCGTGCGACTCGTTGGCAAACTCCCGCAGCAACTCGGCGTCGCACGCCAGGTTCAGTAGAAACGCCTCCTCCTCCGACTCGTCCCCGTTCGCTTTCGTCAACGGGGGCGCGACCGCCGCTTCGTCCCTTTCCGCACCCGCCGCCGCACCTTCCGCAGCGTGCGCGCCATCCGCGCCATCCGCGCCATCCGCGCCGTCCGCCCCCGCGTCCGGCGTGGCCGGCAGCGGCCCGCCAGCCCCCACGGCCATCGCGCCCGCCTGCATCCATTCCACCCACTCCCGCAGGCGCCCCAGGGTCTCTTCATCGAAGTTTCCCCGCCGGAGCGCCTCGTCCACCACGCCCCGTCCCCGCACACACATCGCCGCGAACGATTCCGGCAGATCGAGACCCGACACGGTCTCCTCGATGTCTCCCAGCAGGCTGTTGATCGGAAGCAACCCGCCATCCTGACCCGGCTGGGCCAGAACGAGCTCCAGCGCAACCTTGTCGATCGACTGGGTCAGGGCGTTCAGCTGGGGGCGGTCCGGGCAGTCCATGGGTTGCATTCCTTCGTTACCTTCCATGAATGCATCGGCACCCGCCGCTCCGGACTTGAGAATCCCTCCACGCCCCGTGCCCCGGAATCGTGGGGAAAGGTGCGAGCTTCGCGAAGCCTCGCCTCCGAGGGCCGGGTCCCACGAGGCCGCAACGGTGTGGAGCCTTGGGTTCAGGACTCGCGGGGCTCGTCCCTCCGATTCCCCGCCTCCTCACCCCCAACTCCGCGAGGCACCGCGCCGCCCCCCCCGGCCGGCCCCCTTCAGCAGTACACCACCAGGGACTGGGCGATCGGCTGGATCCGATGATGGTTCCGCAGCTTGTCGATCGAGGTCTCGTTCAGCTCCCGCCCATCCGGAACCAGCAGGATCCCGTTGGCCGTGTAAATGCCCTTGGCCAGCACCATGCCCGGCTTCAATTCCCCCAGCGAAACCTCCCGCTGCCGCCGTGGAATCGATGCCCCGGGAAGGCACCGCATGAAAACCAGCACCGCTTCCGGATCGTAGGCGCCCCCCCCCTGGTCGTGCACGGTCTGAACCGTGGTCGCATGGTCGTGCGGGCTGGCCGCATACCCCACCGCCACCGCCAGCAGCCGCCCCAGCCACGGTATCTCCTCCCCCGCCAGTCCCGCCGGATACCCGCGCCCGTCGTGCCGCTCATGATGGGTCCGGATCGCCACCCGCACCGCCTCCAGGCTCCCGACAAAGGAGGCCAGCTCCTCCCCAAGGATGGGGTGCTGCTCGATGAGCGCCCGCTCGGCGTCATTCAGCGTTTCCGGTGCCTGCTGCCAACGCGCGATCAGCCGCCGCGGAATCCCCACCAGCCCGACATCGTGCAGCCATGCCGCAATCCCCAGCGACCGTCGCTCCTCCCCGGTCAGACCCGCCGCCACCCCCATCGACCGGCACAACTCGAAGACCCGCCGCGCCTGCGTCCCGAGCGTCGGGTAAAAGGTCTCCATCGTCTTCACGCACAGCTCCACCGAATGGTCCAGGTTGCGCTCCAACGCCCGATTCAACCGCTCCAACTGCTCGTTCTGTTCCGCCACCCGACGCACCTGGTCCTCCAGCCGCCCGTTCAACTCCTGGAGCGACGCGTTCATCGCCTCCGTCTCGGCCCGCAACTGCGTGTTGCGCGCCATCAGGTCGTACCGCTGCGCCGCACTCTCGATCGCCCCAAGAAACTCCTCGCGCAGCCACGGCTTGATGATGAACCGGTAGATCTCCCCCTTGTTGATCGCCTCGATCACCGTCCCCAGGTTCAGCACCGCGGTGATCAGGATCCGCGTCGCGTTCGGCTGCTTCTCCTTGGCGTGACCCAGAAATTCCAATCCCGTCATCCCCGGCATCTGCTGGTCGGTGATGATCACCGCAAAGGCCTGCTCCTCCAGAAACCGGACCGCCTCCTCCGCATCCCCCGTCGCCACCACCTCGTACCCCGCCCGCAGCAGCGTCTCCCGCAACGCCACCAGCACGATCTCCTCGTCGTCCACCACCAGCAGGCGGCGTGACGGCGAGACACCGGTCGGATTTCCAGGAACAGGCGTGGACACTTAGCGGCCGAGGATTTTCCCCAGCTTCTCCAGCACCACCGGCGGAGACAACTCCGGAGTCAGAACCAAGTCCGAAAGCGCCAGCAGCCCGGCATCCAGTTCGTCCCGGTCCCGCCCGATCGGCCGCAACACCACCCGCAACCCCGGCTGCACCTTCCTCCACGCCTCCACATGCGGCCCCAACACCACCCCCGTCGTGTCGAGCAGCAGGAACAACCCCCCGTAAACGTAGTCGCCCGCCGACAGGAATTCGGTCGCCCTCTCCAGCGTGTGGACCGTCGCCACATGGTACCCCCCCGTCCGCAGCACCTCCGCCACCTCGTCGAACAGCCGGCTCGGCGGCCCGTACAGCAGAAGCGCCGGCCGGGTCGCCGGTCGCGACTCCGGCATCGCCACCCGCTCCGCCTCCGAGAAATCCGCCTCCGGCAGGCACACGTGAAAACTCGTCCCCTGCCCCTGGGTGGACTCCACCTGAATCCCGCCCCGATGCTTCTCCGCAAACAGCCGCGCGTTGTACAACCCCAGCCCCGATCCCTTGCTCCCGGACTTGGTGGTGAAAAACGGATCGAACAGCAGGTCCAGGTGCGCCGGCTTGATCCCGCACCCGGTGTCCTGGACGGTCAGACACACACAGGGAAAGGCCGGCGTCACCCCGTGGAATCGACCCGTCGCCGGCGGCGCAATCAGCCGCGCCGTCCGAAACACCAGCCGCCCGCGCTCCGGCATCGCATCCGCCGCGTTCAACGCCAGGTTCACGATCACCTGCCGGATCTCGAACGCATCCACGTACACCGGCAACTGCGCCCCGGTCAGGTCGGGCGCGATCACAATCCGCCGGGGAATCACCTTCCGCACCAGTTCCATCAACTCCCCCACCACCTGGTTGAGATCGTGATAGTTCCTCTCCCCCGGCTTGCCCAGGTGCAGATTCACGATCCGATGCACCAGCTGGCTCGCCTGCAGCGAACTCTTCCGGATCAATCCCAACCCCTCGTGAAACGCGTGCCCGGGCTCGATCTGGCTCAGGAACGATTCGCTCAGCGAATGAATCCCCGCCATCACGTTGCTGAAATCGTGCGCCAACCCCATCGTCAGCACCCCCAGCGTCTCCTTCCACGCCGCCGACGTCAGCAGCTTCTCCGCCAGGGTCTGCCGCGTCACATCCAGCCACACCCCCTCGTACCCCAGCACCAGCCCCCCTCCACTCACCACCGGCTGCCGATGCTCCAGCACATAACTCACCCGGCCCGTCCCCAGATTGCGCACCCGGAAGGTCGTGGTGACGCTCTCCCGACGGTGCGCCGCCCGCGTGATCCTCTGCTGGAGCTCGACCGCATCCCCCTCATGCACCACGTCCCAAAACCGGCCCCGCTGCTGCCGCCATTCACCCGCCTCCAGCCCCGTCAGTTCCCCAATCCGTCCGCTCACCGATTCCATCGAGAAATCGGCCCGCTGGCTGAAAATCACCCCGGGCCAGTGCTGCGCCAGCCGCTCCACCTGCGATTCCGCCCGCAGCAGCCGCACAAACATCTCGCGTCCCGCCCCCATCCCTCCAAACCCCTCGCACCACCCCGCCTCCGCCAATTCCCCACCCCGTGGCAGATTCGCCGCCAGCCGCACCACCCAGCCCACACCCGGCCGCGCCAGTTCCAGCCGGTACGACCCCGCCGGACCGCCCTCCTCCGCCGCCATCGGCAGATCCACCCGCTCCAATCGCTCCGTACCGGCAAACAACCGCTCCACCGTTCCCGCCCAAGGCGGACATCGTTCCCGCAGCGCCTCCCGGAAATCCACACCCTCCAGCCGCTCCCGTCGCATCCCCAGCCAGCCGGACATCGCCTCATCGGCCGTCATCACCCGTCCGGCGTCGTCCAGCACCGCCCACGCCCCGTCCAGCCATTCCCCGCTCCATGCCGCCAGCCCCCCGGATTCCGATCGGTCCCGGATCCCATCCTCCCGCCCCCCTCCCGCTGGTTCCGGTTCACTCATTCGCACGGACGGTCTTGCTCCTCGTCGAGTCGCCCCTCAGGAATAACACTCCCAGCCCGCCTCGGGCTGTCCGATGAACCCCCGGTGCAGCCGGCGCAGTTGATGCGTGCTGCGCTCCGCCGCCATCCGCTCCGCTTCCGCCCGGCTCCGACACTCCTCCAGTCGCAGGGCGTTCTCCCGCTCCCCTTCGATGAGCTCCCCGAAGACGCGCCGCTCCTCCGCCGTCAGGACCCCGATTCCCGCCCCGCCGCCTTCCGCCTCCTCCCAGACCGCCCCCAGCCGCCGTTTGGCCTCCTGGGCCAGCAGGACCGCATCCCACGCCCCGGCCTCCATCGAACGAGCCTCATCGCAGGTCGCCCGGCGCCACGCCTCGCACCATGCCGTCACTTCAAATCGTTCGGTCATGGACATCACGGCTCCTTCACCCCAGCGCCCCGAGTTCTGCCACCACCTGCCCTTCGGTCTGGCCGCCCCGCGTCAGCATCTCCCGCCAGGCGTCCCGCAGCACACCCAATCGCCGGATCACCTCCTCGATTCCGTCGGGCTCCTTCCGGAGATTGCTCTCCTGCAGCCGACGCTCGAAGTAGTGGTAGATCCCCCGGAGCCGCTCCGCCAACTCCCCCCCCTGCTTCACATCCAGCGCGGCGTTCAGCTCGTCCAGGATCATCTGCGCCCGCTGCACGTTGTTGTTGATGGCCTGGTTGAATTCCGCCGGATCGTCCGACGAGAATCCCAGCAGCGCCCTCTCGAGGAAGCGGATCGCCCCCTCATACAACATCAGCACCAATTGCCCGGGCGGCGCCGTCTGCATCGCCACCTGCATGTACGATCTTCCTGCGGCGTATCGATTCATGGTTGAAATGGCTCGCCTCTATCCATCCGCCGGCAGTCGCATCGCCAGCAGATGCGACAACCGCTGGATGGTCTCCCGGGGCGGATAGGTGGGATCCCCCACCAGGTTCCGCGCCCGCTGGATCATCTCGACCCGCACGTCCGGCGCCTCCTCCAAGGCCCGCCGAACCGCCGTCGAACCGGCGAAACTCTCCTCCTCACGTGGAGGATCCTGGCGGCGCAAACCGCTCCGTTGCACCACTGCCGGATTGATGCCGCCCGCTTTCTGATTTGGCTGAATTTCCATAGTACGGCTCTCTTTCAGGCAGGCTCGTCTCGTTTGCTCTCTCTTCCTACCCTGACTCATCTATCGTCAGATCTCCGAAAAAACCTTAGCGCCTTTCGCGCTCAGCGCCCCGGACAGGTGGCCACCAGCAGACTCGCCGTATAGCGGCCAAACCGCGTAGGCGAATTCAGAATGTCGCCCCCGTCCGTCCCCGATCGGCTTCCCCCCGATCGCCCCCCCTGGTAGCGCCGTGCCGCCGCGGCCACCCCGGGCTCGCCCGCGTCGAACACTTCGTCCACCGCCCACCACACTGTCGGCCCGTCGGTGTCCACCAACTGCCACCGCCACCCCACCGCAATCGGCGGGTACGCCCGGTACTCGGTCACTTCGCCGAACAGGACGCCGTCACACCCCGTCTCCTCCCGCAACCGCTCGAAGAAATCCACCGGCAGCCGGTCCGTGGACCGCCATTCCCCCTGTCCCGTCCACTGACGCAGCCGCCCCGCCTCGACCGTCACCACCTCGAATCGTCCCGCCTTGCCCAACTCGGCCGCGAGTACGGGCTGCAACCCCTCCCGGATCCGGCTGCGATGCGCCTCCGGCGCATGCACCGCCAGCGGCAGCAACGCCACCCGCTTCAGTCCCCGCGGCAATCGATCCTCCAGCCGGAACACATTGCCCGGAACCGGGTCGCGGACCGCCGACCCCGACCCCGGACCCGAGGCACACCCCGTCAGAAGTGCCAACAGACACCCCGCTCCCATCCCCACGACACCCGGGACGATCCAGGCCCGACTAAAAGTCGCCACGTTCATTCTGGTCCTGCTGAACCCGCTCCAACTGGCTCAGGCAGGTCGCCAGGCGCCCCGCCAAGAGGTTCGAAAAACTCTCCCAGTCCCGCCGGCGTCGCAAGACTTCGTCCACCTCATCCTCCAACCGCCGCGCCTCGTCCGCCAGACGATCCAGCTGCCCCGCCTCCCAATCGCCGCCCGCCGCCATCGTCCGACCCCGCCGCCGCAGCGACTCCAACACCCACAGCCGCGTCCGCAAATGGGGCCGGAGCCCGCTCCAAACCCGCTCCGCAAAAGCCCAGGGATCCTCCGATCCCGCCCCCGCGGCCTCCCCCATCCGCCCTCCCGGACCCGGCCCGTCATCTCCTCCCGCCAGCGGAAAGGTGGGTGGCGCCGGAGTCGTTGCCGCCTGTTCGATCGTCATCATGAAGTGGCCCTCGGGGTTCACACGCGAGCCTGCGTGCTTCCGAATCGCTGCATCAGAAACTGCATCTGCTGGTTGATGTTGGCCTGCGCCTTCTCCATCACCACAAACCTGTCGAGCATCCGCGCCCGGTTCGACTGCACGATCCGTTCCAGATCGTCGATCTGACGCCCGATGTCCGACGCCTGCCGCGTGAGCAGCGACTGCTTCGATGCCACCACCCCCTCGTCGCCGGTCATCCGGGTCAGATAACTCCCCAAACGCACGGCCAGTCCATGGTCAGGATCCGAAAACAACGCCCGCACCGCCGGCAACCGTTCCGCCAGCGCCCGGTCCAGGGCCTCCGGGTCGGCCAGCTCCAGCTTGTCGTCGTTGCTGTTCGAAACGATCCCCAGCGACTCCAGATGCCGCAGCCCCAGCCCCTCCCCCGACACCGGGCTGTACACCATCCGCCGCAGCGTCGCCGACATCCCATCCGCATCCCCGTCCGCCGTCAGCGGACTCGCCTTCACCTTGCCCTCGGAGTCCGTCGTGCTCGCCGTCTGCGACGCTATCTGCGACTGCACCTTGTTGTACGCATCGATGAAATCCGTGATCGCCTTCCGCATCGCCCCGGCATCCCCCTCCACCCGCACCGTCGTCGTCTCCCCCTCCCGCAAGGCCGTGACAGTCACCCCCGCCAGTCCGGAACTGCCCTCCCGGATGGTGTTCGACTGGCTCCGCAGTTCCCCCCCGCCATTGACCGTATAGAGAAGGTCCCGGCCCCGGTCGAGGGTGCCCCCCTGCAACCCGGTTGCCGCCAGGAAGTTCCCGGTCACATCCTCAAGGGCGATCCCCATGTCCCCGGTCCCCTTGTTCGCCAGGACAAACCGGTCGTTCGAGAAATCGTAGCTCGCCGTCACCCCCGCCGATGACTCGTTGATCCGCCGCAACACCGCGTCCAGCCGGTCGTCCGCATGGAAGGAGATGTCCACGCCGTTGATCCGGAACTTCCCCGCCCCCGCCCCCCCGTCACTCACCGTCGTCGCCAGATTCGACTCCGCCAGCGAAGCCGTCAGACGAACGCTCCCCAGCGCCCCGGCGCTGCTCACCTCGCCCGTCCCGTTGTTGTGAAGCTGCGCCACCTGCAGGAAGTTGCTCGTGTCCGTCGCGCTCCCCAGCACGATCGGCCCCGCACTGTCCAGCCGGATTCGATCCTGCGCCGGGTCGTAGCTTCCCACAACCGCCCCGCCGGTGGCGCTTCCGATCCTGTCGAAGACGTTCTGCAGCGTGTCGTCGGCCGTCACTTCGACCAGGGCGCCATTGACGCGGAAGCTCCCGGCCGTGATCGGCGCGGCGAAGCCGGCCGTCGCCAGGGACAACCCCGACACATCGGGCCCGTCGTGCAACGGTCCTCCGATGTTGCCCTGCCCCACCTGGCGCGCCGCCGTGGCCAACTGACGAAACTCGAAGGTGTACGTCCCCTCCGCCGCCCCCGCGGACGCCGTGGCGCTCGCCGCCGCCGCATCCCCCACCGATGCCTTGCGCGCCTGAAACAGGTCCGGTGACTTCAACGCATCGACGCGGGTCGCAAGAATGTTGAGCTGGGTGAGAATGCTCCCGTAGGCGTTCTTTCGCTGCTCCAGAAGGTTCTGCTCCGACATCAGCCGCCGCTGCGGAAGCCGCTCGACGTTGGCAATCTGGTCCACCAGCGATCGCCAGTCGAAGTTCGACGCCAATCCTGAGAGACCAAGCTCCATGTCTCGGTTCTATCGGCACCCGACGCCCGGACTTGAGTCGAACCTCCCCGCCCCGACGCAGCGCCACCCGGCGCCCGACCCCCCCCACCCCATGGAAAAACCCGGCTGGCCGAAGACCAGCCGGGTCGCACAACCCGATCGTTGAGGCCGACGACTACGAGAGCAGCCGTAGCGCCGACTGCGGATTGGCGTTGGCCTGGGCCAACATCGCCGTGCCTGCCTGGACGAGGATGTTGTACCGGGCGAATCGTGTGCTCTCCTCCGCCACATCCACATCCTTGATCCGGCTGTTGGCGGCCGAGAGATTGTCCTTGAGGACTCCCAGCTGTTCGCTGGTGTAGGTCAGGCGCGAGATGTTCGCTCCCACGTTCGCACGATCGGTCGCCAGCGCTGTGATGGCCGTCTTGACATTGTCCAGCGCCGTTGCCGCCGCCGTCGTCGTCTTGATGTCGTCCGACGCCAGGGTCGATACCGCCGTGGCATCGAGATCGACCGCCGTCATGTTGTACTTGTTCCCGTCCTCGTCCTTGGTGACACCCAGCGACGCGCCGTTGAACAAGCTGACCCCGTTGAACTCCTTCGCCGCCACATCGCCGATGTAGGCCTTCAGCGTGGTGAACTCGGCGTCGTACAGATCGCGGTCCGCGTCCTGCTTGGTGACATCCTGCGACAGGACGGCCAGTTCGCTCATGCGATCAAGAGCCTTGCCCACCTTCTTCAGGAACCCGTCCTGCGTCTGGCTGAACGAAATTGCATTGT
This DNA window, taken from Verrucomicrobiia bacterium, encodes the following:
- a CDS encoding purine-binding chemotaxis protein CheW, with protein sequence MTETLPSIQSAEHAVAGKYLTFLLGRESYGVQVLKIREIIRYTDITSVPQMPAHIRGVINLRGKIIPVIDLRMKFGLPVADATERTCIVVVRVELPNGSSAQNGVIVDAVEEVIQIAAADIEPTPDFGATEDTGCLLGMAKIKGGVKTLLDIDKVIGTDAIPPGLQT
- a CDS encoding chemotaxis protein CheA, whose amino-acid sequence is MAVGAGGPLPATPDAGADGADGADGADGAHAAEGAAAGAERDEAAVAPPLTKANGDESEEEAFLLNLACDAELLREFANESHEHLQNIELGVLTLEENPTDSATLNSIFRAFHTFKGGSGFLNLRPINRLAHELESLLDLARQGRLAIDSGVINLILAGGDILKRFVGEIETRLSGRQEDEPIFVPTGTVLGRVRAVMAAGPAAAVEPVVRGPVGPGASGGEEDGSSGAAADVAKASVGTGSASLAEAGGAGRGATTVKVDTQKLDALVDMVGEMVIAQSLVMQDPDLASLESRVLSRNLGQLGRITKDLQRVAMSLRMVPIRSTFQKMTRLVRDVSVKAGKHVELRMSGEETELDRTIVEEISDPLVHMIRNAVDHGIETAEKRLAAGKSPHGVIHLRAFHQGGNIVIEVEDDGAGLNRERIHRKAVEKGILAEGSELTDSEVFNLVFAPGFSTAEKVTDLSGRGVGMDVVRRNIEKLRGRVEISSTPGRGSRFTIHLPLTLAIIDGMIVGIGPHRYIVPTLTVRESFRPTADMISTVQGRTEVINVRGRLLPLLRLHALFGLTPRSADATQGIVIVVESERDARGILVDDLLGKQEVVIKSLGETFKRSAGLSGAAILGDGRVGLILDVEQLGTSRAGALAMAA
- a CDS encoding response regulator — its product is MSTPVPGNPTGVSPSRRLLVVDDEEIVLVALRETLLRAGYEVVATGDAEEAVRFLEEQAFAVIITDQQMPGMTGLEFLGHAKEKQPNATRILITAVLNLGTVIEAINKGEIYRFIIKPWLREEFLGAIESAAQRYDLMARNTQLRAETEAMNASLQELNGRLEDQVRRVAEQNEQLERLNRALERNLDHSVELCVKTMETFYPTLGTQARRVFELCRSMGVAAGLTGEERRSLGIAAWLHDVGLVGIPRRLIARWQQAPETLNDAERALIEQHPILGEELASFVGSLEAVRVAIRTHHERHDGRGYPAGLAGEEIPWLGRLLAVAVGYAASPHDHATTVQTVHDQGGGAYDPEAVLVFMRCLPGASIPRRQREVSLGELKPGMVLAKGIYTANGILLVPDGRELNETSIDKLRNHHRIQPIAQSLVVYC
- a CDS encoding PAS domain S-box protein, with translation MSEPEPAGGGREDGIRDRSESGGLAAWSGEWLDGAWAVLDDAGRVMTADEAMSGWLGMRRERLEGVDFREALRERCPPWAGTVERLFAGTERLERVDLPMAAEEGGPAGSYRLELARPGVGWVVRLAANLPRGGELAEAGWCEGFGGMGAGREMFVRLLRAESQVERLAQHWPGVIFSQRADFSMESVSGRIGELTGLEAGEWRQQRGRFWDVVHEGDAVELQQRITRAAHRRESVTTTFRVRNLGTGRVSYVLEHRQPVVSGGGLVLGYEGVWLDVTRQTLAEKLLTSAAWKETLGVLTMGLAHDFSNVMAGIHSLSESFLSQIEPGHAFHEGLGLIRKSSLQASQLVHRIVNLHLGKPGERNYHDLNQVVGELMELVRKVIPRRIVIAPDLTGAQLPVYVDAFEIRQVIVNLALNAADAMPERGRLVFRTARLIAPPATGRFHGVTPAFPCVCLTVQDTGCGIKPAHLDLLFDPFFTTKSGSKGSGLGLYNARLFAEKHRGGIQVESTQGQGTSFHVCLPEADFSEAERVAMPESRPATRPALLLYGPPSRLFDEVAEVLRTGGYHVATVHTLERATEFLSAGDYVYGGLFLLLDTTGVVLGPHVEAWRKVQPGLRVVLRPIGRDRDELDAGLLALSDLVLTPELSPPVVLEKLGKILGR
- the fliS gene encoding flagellar export chaperone FliS; the encoded protein is MNRYAAGRSYMQVAMQTAPPGQLVLMLYEGAIRFLERALLGFSSDDPAEFNQAINNNVQRAQMILDELNAALDVKQGGELAERLRGIYHYFERRLQESNLRKEPDGIEEVIRRLGVLRDAWREMLTRGGQTEGQVVAELGALG
- the fliD gene encoding flagellar filament capping protein FliD; the encoded protein is MELGLSGLASNFDWRSLVDQIANVERLPQRRLMSEQNLLEQRKNAYGSILTQLNILATRVDALKSPDLFQARKASVGDAAAASATASAGAAEGTYTFEFRQLATAARQVGQGNIGGPLHDGPDVSGLSLATAGFAAPITAGSFRVNGALVEVTADDTLQNVFDRIGSATGGAVVGSYDPAQDRIRLDSAGPIVLGSATDTSNFLQVAQLHNNGTGEVSSAGALGSVRLTASLAESNLATTVSDGGAGAGKFRINGVDISFHADDRLDAVLRRINESSAGVTASYDFSNDRFVLANKGTGDMGIALEDVTGNFLAATGLQGGTLDRGRDLLYTVNGGGELRSQSNTIREGSSGLAGVTVTALREGETTTVRVEGDAGAMRKAITDFIDAYNKVQSQIASQTASTTDSEGKVKASPLTADGDADGMSATLRRMVYSPVSGEGLGLRHLESLGIVSNSNDDKLELADPEALDRALAERLPAVRALFSDPDHGLAVRLGSYLTRMTGDEGVVASKQSLLTRQASDIGRQIDDLERIVQSNRARMLDRFVVMEKAQANINQQMQFLMQRFGSTQARV
- a CDS encoding flagellin → MVINTNTSAQSSARLLSESSSMLSKSLARLSSGSKIVSPEDDAAGMAVSTRFDAQVNRITAANNNVNNAISFSQTQDGFLKKVGKALDRMSELAVLSQDVTKQDADRDLYDAEFTTLKAYIGDVAAKEFNGVSLFNGASLGVTKDEDGNKYNMTAVDLDATAVSTLASDDIKTTTAAATALDNVKTAITALATDRANVGANISRLTYTSEQLGVLKDNLSAANSRIKDVDVAEESTRFARYNILVQAGTAMLAQANANPQSALRLLS